The Aquidulcibacter paucihalophilus genomic interval CATCCGCATCGAGCCGATCTCGGCCGCGAACGATGAGGAGGAACGACCGGCCAGGAGGATGGCGGTGATCAGGACGGCCAGCTCGCGCAGGGTCGCCACGGCCACCAGCTGCACGGTGTACACGCCGGCCCCGAACTGGGTCAGCAGGTTGGCACCGAGGTAGGCGATGACCGCCCCGATGAAGAAATTGGTCGCGGCGACGATCGGGATGGCATCCAGCCCGGCCCGTTCGCCCTGGCTGAACCAGGCGGCCCAGCGGATGCGCCCCGGGCGAAGCGCCGACCCGGCGGCAACCATCAGCCGCCCGAGGAAGGCCATGGACAGGGTCGCTTCGTCCATAATGTCGTGAACGCCCCGGCCGACCTTGCCGAACGTCCGCACCCAGCCGGGCGACCGGCGCGGCGGACCGGCGCTTTCGCGCTCCAGCTTTTCGACCATCGCATAGGTGCGCCCGGCCTCCGGGCGCTGCCTCCAGGCCGACGGAGGCAGGACGCAGTTGGAGGCCTGAACGATGGCAAGAGCACCCGCTGTGTCGAACCTGCCCAGATCTGTCAGGTCAACCGACTCGACGCACCGCTCCCGTAGTGCGTCATCAAGCCGAAGTGAGATCCGGCCCAGCTCGGTTGCTGTCCAGTCGCCGGTCAGGCGCAGGGTGAGCCCAGGCCACCCGTCCTCAATCTGGAAATCCGCTGCGGCCATTCCCCAACCTAAATCGCCCCGCCCGTTTTGCCTACGCCGGCCACACGGCAAAGGTGAAGCAGACCTCAGAACGCGGCCGTGCCGTATTCGTTCAGCCACGGTTTCAGCTGTTTACGGTTCAAAGCAGTGCCCGGATGCGCTTCAGGTCCGCAACGAAGCGGCCACGTTCCTCAATCCGGGCGGCTTCATCCGTCAGGCGGAGGAGGTAGGCGGGATGCACGGTCGCCACGACCCGGGCTCCACCGGCCTGATGCATCGGCTGTCCGCGTTCCTGCATGAGGGCGATTTTCCGGTTCAGGACCCCGAGGGCCGCCGTGGTTCCCAGCGTCACGATCACCTTCGGCTTCACCAGCCGGCGCTCCGCGTCCAGCCACCAGCGGCAGGCGCTGATCTCGCTGGCGAGCGGGGTCTTGTGGATGCGCCGCTTGCCGCGCGGCTCATGCTTGAAATGCTTCACCGCATTGGTGACGAAGGCGTCCTCCCGCCGGATGCCCGCCTCCACCAGCGCCTCATCCAGCAACTGTCCCGCCGGCCCGACGAAGGGACGACCGGACAGATCTTCCTGGTCGCCCGGCTGTTCGCCGACGATCATCAAGGGCGCGGCTTTCAAGCCGGTGCCGCAGACGCCCTGGGTCGCATCCCGCCACAGGGGGCATCGGCGGCAGGCCTGGACCGCCTGTCCGAGTTCTTCCAGCGACGACGGGACGAACCCTTCGTCGAAGGCGTGGTCGCGATTGATCCGGGACAGGGTCTTCGCAAGCCGGGCGTTGGGTTCCGACGCCGGTGCCGCGACCATTGTCTCGGTGCGGGCCAATGATTGCGCCGTCAGCTGATGGATCAGCGCCGCCTCGGGCAGGTTCTTCCAGTAGCGTTTGGGCATCTCGCCCTGCATGGTCTTCAGCTTCAGGCGCGCCGGATTGAAGGTCGAGGCGTAGTAGGTCTTCCAGAAGTCCTCGACCTCATCCTCGCCCGGAGCCATGTCGCGGGTCGCCGGCGGACCGAACGCCAGCGTATCCCCGTCCCAGATCGCTGACCCGTCCGGCGTGAGGATGGTCCAGTGCATGTTGGCAAACCGGCGGGCGAAGAAGGGTGCCGTGCGTTCCAGCACCCGATGTGCGGGCTCGAACCACGCCGCCCACCGCTCCCCGTCCGCCGCATCAATCCGCCGGAAGCGGACGAAGGCCTTCATCTTGTGGCTGGCGCGGCTGACGTTTTTGGCGCGTTCCATGGCATCGGCCACATCGACGTCGGTCACGACCCGGATCAGGTCGGGTTCGGCCTTCAACCGCCAGAGCAAGCGGTACAGCAGATCAAACCGGTCCCCGGAGCGATGCAGGATCACCGACTGCGCCAGATCGACGAAGGCGCGCGCCGTGTGAAAGCCGGTGTCCGGCGTCAGTGCAGGCAGACCGTCGTCGAACAGACCCGGCCCGCTTCCCCCGACCCGGAAAACCGCCTCCCCCGGCGCAACGCCCGCCTGACGGAACGCCCGCGCGCCGGCCCGCCAGCCATCGAAATCGGTTTCCCCGGCCAGGGTCGCGACGCGCATTCAGAACAGGCTCAGCTGGACCGGCTGGACGGTCGGCGTCATCCGGGCGCGCAGATCGGCTGCGTCCGTCAAGCCTCCCGGAGTCCAGTCCAGCGCCGTGATGAACGGCCGAACCTTGTCGATGCCCCGGCAAAGACGCCCGATGTCCTCAAGCCTCAGCGTGCGCCAGCGACGGACCTGAAGGATGCGGTTCACAGACTTCACGCCGAGGCCCGGCACCCGCAGCAGCATCTCGCGCGCGCCGGTGTTCACATCGACCGGAAACTGCGCCCGGCTGTTCAGCGCCCAGGCCAGTTTGGGGTCGATGGCGAGGTCCAGCATGCCGTCATTGGCGGCGTCGCCGATCTCTCCGGGCGAAAAGCCATAGAAACGCATCAACCAGTCCGCCTGGTAAAGCCGGTGCTCGCGCATCAGCGGCGGCTTCGACAGCGGCAGGATGCTGGACGAATCGGGGATCGGGCTGAAGGCCGAATAATAGACCCGCCGCAGGCCGTAGCCGGCGTAGAGCGAGGCGCTGCGGTCAACGATTTCGGTATCGGACGCGCCGTCGGCACCGATGATCAACTGGGTGCTCTGGCCGGCCGGGGCGAATTTCGGCGGCTTGGCCCGGTCCTTCCTGGCCGGACGCGCGGCCTCGACCTTCAGACGCACCCGGCCCATCGCCTGTTTGATGACGCCCACGTCCTTCTGTGGGGCCAGCCGCTTCAACGCCTCGTCGCGCGGCAGTTCGATATTGGCGGACAGCCGGTCGGCGTAGAGGCCGGCTTCCTCGACCAGAAGCGGATCGGCCTCGGGGATCAGCTTGAGGTGGATGTAGCCGCGGAAGTCGTGCTCTTCCCTGAGCTTCTTCGCGACCAGCACCAGCTGCTCCATGGTGTAGTCGCCCGAGCGGATGATGCCGGAGGAGAGGAACAGGCCTTCGATGTAGTTCCGCTTGTAGAAATTCAGCGTCAGCTCGACCACCTCATCGACGCTGAAGCGGGCGCGCTGGACGTTCGAGGACGCCCGGTTGATGCAGTAGACGCAGTCGTAGATGCAGAAATTCGTCAGCAGGATCTTGAGCAGGGACACACAGCGGCCGTCCGGTGTGTAGGCGTGGCAGATGCCCATACCTTCCGTGGAGCCGATCCCCTTGCCGCCGGACGAGTCGCGCTTC includes:
- a CDS encoding ABC transporter permease, translating into MAAADFQIEDGWPGLTLRLTGDWTATELGRISLRLDDALRERCVESVDLTDLGRFDTAGALAIVQASNCVLPPSAWRQRPEAGRTYAMVEKLERESAGPPRRSPGWVRTFGKVGRGVHDIMDEATLSMAFLGRLMVAAGSALRPGRIRWAAWFSQGERAGLDAIPIVAATNFFIGAVIAYLGANLLTQFGAGVYTVQLVAVATLRELAVLITAILLAGRSSSSFAAEIGSMRMNQEVDAMQVMGVNPFQALVIPRLAAMVLMMPLLTFIGMVAGLFGGMLVTWSQLDYGPSFFIQRIGEDAKMGTHLMVGMIKAPVFAVVIAAIGCRQGMAVAGDVESLGRRVTAAVVQATFAIIFLDAVFAMIFLELNL
- a CDS encoding putative DNA modification/repair radical SAM protein; the encoded protein is MAVLDLRSKLAVLADAAKYDASCASSGTSKRDSSGGKGIGSTEGMGICHAYTPDGRCVSLLKILLTNFCIYDCVYCINRASSNVQRARFSVDEVVELTLNFYKRNYIEGLFLSSGIIRSGDYTMEQLVLVAKKLREEHDFRGYIHLKLIPEADPLLVEEAGLYADRLSANIELPRDEALKRLAPQKDVGVIKQAMGRVRLKVEAARPARKDRAKPPKFAPAGQSTQLIIGADGASDTEIVDRSASLYAGYGLRRVYYSAFSPIPDSSSILPLSKPPLMREHRLYQADWLMRFYGFSPGEIGDAANDGMLDLAIDPKLAWALNSRAQFPVDVNTGAREMLLRVPGLGVKSVNRILQVRRWRTLRLEDIGRLCRGIDKVRPFITALDWTPGGLTDAADLRARMTPTVQPVQLSLF
- a CDS encoding UdgX family uracil-DNA binding protein (This protein belongs to the uracil DNA glycosylase superfamily, members of which act in excision repair of DNA. However, it belongs more specifically to UdgX branch, whose founding member was found to bind uracil in DNA (where it does not belong), without cleaving it, appears to promote DNA repair by a pathway involving RecA, rather than base excision.) is translated as MRVATLAGETDFDGWRAGARAFRQAGVAPGEAVFRVGGSGPGLFDDGLPALTPDTGFHTARAFVDLAQSVILHRSGDRFDLLYRLLWRLKAEPDLIRVVTDVDVADAMERAKNVSRASHKMKAFVRFRRIDAADGERWAAWFEPAHRVLERTAPFFARRFANMHWTILTPDGSAIWDGDTLAFGPPATRDMAPGEDEVEDFWKTYYASTFNPARLKLKTMQGEMPKRYWKNLPEAALIHQLTAQSLARTETMVAAPASEPNARLAKTLSRINRDHAFDEGFVPSSLEELGQAVQACRRCPLWRDATQGVCGTGLKAAPLMIVGEQPGDQEDLSGRPFVGPAGQLLDEALVEAGIRREDAFVTNAVKHFKHEPRGKRRIHKTPLASEISACRWWLDAERRLVKPKVIVTLGTTAALGVLNRKIALMQERGQPMHQAGGARVVATVHPAYLLRLTDEAARIEERGRFVADLKRIRALL